A stretch of DNA from Micromonospora sp. WMMD1155:
TCAGCGACTGGAGAAGACTAGCAAACCTCCCCTCCGTACGCCGAATCGGTATCGGGTGAGCCGATCGTGTCGACGACCGGCCCGCCCCGGCGGTCAGGCCGCTACCGCCCGGCGGTCAGGCCGCTACCGCCCGGCCGCAGCTGGGCAGCGGGTGCAGGACGATCCGACGTGGGAGCCGGCGCGGCCACTCGTTGCGCGGCCAGGAACCGTCCACGATCAGGTGCACGGTGCGCTGCTCCTCGCCGCTGAGCCGCAGCACGAAGTCGCGGGGGAGCGGCGGGTCCACCGTCGGCGTGGTGATCATGAAGCGCACCCGGCCACGGGACGAGACCGCCGAGATCACGTCCGCGGCCGGCATCGTGCCACGCAGCCGGACCCGGCCGATCCAGTAGACCTCCGCGAGGTGCTCCTGGGCGGCCCGGGTGATCGCCGGGTACTCGCTGCGGACCCAGCGCTCCACCGCACTGACGCAGAGCCCGCAGGCGCGCTCGCGTGGCTCGCGCGGACCCAACCCCCAGGCCCGCAGGTACGCCCCGACGGCGCCGGGCTCCAGCGGCAGGTCGAAGCGCCGCTGGATGAGCGTGGTGAGGCTCTGCCTCGTCCACAGCTCCTCGTCCAGCCCGAACTCGTCCGGGTGGACGCCCCGCAGCGCGTCGATCAGTTCGAGTTCCTGTTCGCGGCTGAGCATTCCCGGCTCGCCCTGCCGCTGTCCGCGACGGACGGCTGCCACCGCCCCGTCACCACCGATGGTGTGGCGTCGGCACCAACTGGTCACCGAACGCCGTGCGTCTCTGAGTGCAACCCCCACGTCTTGGGCAACGAGCCCGAATCGCAACTGGTCACGATATGTGTGGAGAAAACTCTCTAAGCAACGTAATCGCCTGGACCGCCCAAAAGCCCCATAAGGTGCATAAGGAGTGCAAGGGGGCGCGTAAGGGGCAAGTGGCGGCGCGGTGTGCGCCTTGGTCGACTCGCTTTCCCGGGAACCGGGGGCGTCTCGTCGCGGTGATAGGCCGGTTTCCTGAAACGCGAGTCGATCATCGGTCGGTGCCCGGTGCCCGGTGCCCGGTGCCCGGTGCCCGGTGCCCGGTGCTCTGGTGTCAGGGTGGGCGCGGAGCGTTGGGTCGGACCTGATCGACTCGGGTTCCTGAAAGTCGGGGCGTCCTGTCGCGTTGATGCCCCGGTTTCCCTGGAAGCCGAGTCGATCACCGGGTCGGCCGGGGCCAGGATGCGGATCGCCGATGTGGCGGTGTCCGGATGTCCGGAACACCGCCACATCGGCGACGTTGTGCAGATCTTGTGGATCTTGCGGACCTCGACGAGATCGGCCTCGGGCTGACGCAGACCGGTGCTGCCTCGGCCGGTCGGATCAGCCCTTGGCTGCCTGCGCCTGGAGTTGCCGGAGGTTGTTCAACTCGGTCTGCTGGGTGGCCTTCATCGTCTTCGCCACCCGCAGCACCTCGTCGTTGTCCGTCACGTCGAGCGCAGCGTCGATCATGTGGATGCCGCCCAGGTGGTGGTCGTACATCAGGGTCAGGAACTGTCTGTCGACCTCGATGCCCTGGGCGTCCCGCAGGGAGGTCATCTGCGCCGGGGTGGCCATGCCCGGCATCAGACCGTCCTTGAGGGTGGCGCCGTCGGACATCCACGACATCGGCGGCTGCGAGCCGGTCGGGCTCAGGCCCCACTCGCGGAGCCAGGTCTGCATGGCACCGATCTCGCCCTGCTGCCCGGTGGCGATGTCGACGGCGATCTGCCGCACCTCGGGGAGGGTGGCCGACCGGTACGCGATGAGGCTCATCTCCACGGCCTGCGCGTGGTGGGTCGTCATGTCCCGGGCGAAGCCCGCCTCGACTGACGAGTCACCGGGTCGGGTGAGCCGGGGGGTGAGCAGGCCGCCCGCATACCCGAGGAGCAGCCCCACCACCACCATGATGGCGAGCGCCGACACGCCGTAGCGCGCCGCCGGGGCCCGACCGCCCTCATC
This window harbors:
- a CDS encoding winged helix-turn-helix domain-containing protein, with the protein product MGVALRDARRSVTSWCRRHTIGGDGAVAAVRRGQRQGEPGMLSREQELELIDALRGVHPDEFGLDEELWTRQSLTTLIQRRFDLPLEPGAVGAYLRAWGLGPREPRERACGLCVSAVERWVRSEYPAITRAAQEHLAEVYWIGRVRLRGTMPAADVISAVSSRGRVRFMITTPTVDPPLPRDFVLRLSGEEQRTVHLIVDGSWPRNEWPRRLPRRIVLHPLPSCGRAVAA
- a CDS encoding DUF305 domain-containing protein: MTAPTTTDSEYDDTPTVPDEGGRAPAARYGVSALAIMVVVGLLLGYAGGLLTPRLTRPGDSSVEAGFARDMTTHHAQAVEMSLIAYRSATLPEVRQIAVDIATGQQGEIGAMQTWLREWGLSPTGSQPPMSWMSDGATLKDGLMPGMATPAQMTSLRDAQGIEVDRQFLTLMYDHHLGGIHMIDAALDVTDNDEVLRVAKTMKATQQTELNNLRQLQAQAAKG